A stretch of Macrobrachium rosenbergii isolate ZJJX-2024 chromosome 12, ASM4041242v1, whole genome shotgun sequence DNA encodes these proteins:
- the LOC136844128 gene encoding uncharacterized protein: protein MMLVDTGAIRSIFPPTREDHKRPSDPAAFLMAANWSPIVSYGTRLLSISILGWRYLWKFIVADVRTLLLGADFLAHFGLAVDVGHKCLLDTDSCQSLPLAPEPCVPTICSVAPHLYAQLLREFPDVFKPELCQVPGAPAKHGIYHHIKTKGPPAHTKFQRLLPQCLQEAKDTFAEMERMGICKKASSLWASPLHMVQKLDGS from the coding sequence atgatgttggtcgacactggggccatTCGCTCAATATTTCCACCAACCAGAGAGGACCACAAGCGCCCGTCGGACCCAGCTGCCTTCCTGATGGCCGCCAACTGGTCCCCCATcgtctcctacggcaccaggctcctgtcgatctccatccttggctggaggtattTGTGGAAATTCATCGTCGCGGATGTAAGGACCctactcctgggtgcggatttcctcgcccacttcgggctggcagtcgatgtCGGTCACAAGTgtctcctcgacaccgactcctgccagtccctcccactGGCACCAGAACCCTgcgtgcctaccatctgctccgtcgccccccacctGTATGCCCAGCTGCTGAGGGAGTTCCCCGACGTGTTTAAGCCTGAGCTCTGtcaggtacccggggccccagcaaaacatggcatctaccatcacatcaagacaaaggGCCCCCCTGCGCATacaaagttccagaggcttctccctcagtgccttcaggaggccaaggacaccttcgccgagatggagcggatgggcatatgcaagaaggcctccagcctgtgggcctctcctctccacatggtgcagaaactggatggCTCCTGA